The region CAAAGTGTATAACCTGGGCATCAACGTGCCTTCCATGAATTTTATCAACAAGGCCCTGGAGGTCCGGGCCGATATCATCGGGCTGTCCGCTTTTCTTACTTCCACCATTCCCTATCTCAAGGAAGTGCTGGATTACCTGCGGGATATGGGGCTGCGCCGCCGGTTTAAAGTCATCATAGGCGGTTCGGAGACTTCTGCCGAACTGGCCAAAAAGATCGGCGCCGACGGGTGGGCCCCCAACGCGGTGGAAGCGGTGGCCCTTTGCCACCGGCTCCTGGCAGGAAAAGGAGGATAACAAACGGCTCCCCTGGCAGCGGGAGCCGCCAGGGGAGGGGAAGCGGTGACAAATCAAGTTATTTGCCCAGGTCTTCCGTCAGGATTTGGGCGATCTGGGGGCATACCAGGTGTTTCGTAGTGGTGTTTTCTCCGGTGACGAAAGTCGCCACTACATTGGTTTCCGACCCGTAACTGGTCAGGCGGATTTCGCCCTCCGTCAGTGTGATAGTCATGGTGTAACCGGCGATCATCATGATGTACGGTGACTCGTCTTCCTTCGCCTGGTTGAGGGCGGCGACAATTGCTTCCACTTCAGCCGGGCCCAGTTCCCGCACCGGTTCACCGTTTAAATTGGTTAGTTCAACGGAGACCACATCGCCGGGCAAGAGGCCCTCCCCGGAAGAGGGCAGGAAACCCGTCACTCCGCCGGCGCAGCCGGTGAACACCAAGGCAAGGCCGATGAATAAGGCCATCATCATGAGGCTCTTTTTTTGCATGGTAACACTCCTTAATTATAATCTTGTGTAAGAGAAAGCCAAATAACAACCTCCGGAGTGTCTTGGCTTGTTTCGTATCTATTGACGTAAAAGGCAGGAAAAGGTTCCCTCTCCGGGTTAATAGTTTTTCCCATGCAGGCTCGCCGGCAGTTTGTGATCCAAGCCGCCGGTGTTAAGGGGGAAAAGGGGATCCCCCGCTGTCCCGCCGGATTCGCCCCGGCCCGGCGGGCTGAGTGCCTGCAGCCCGGGAAAGAATTGTCTTGTTAATTAAGATAACTTTGTTTTATAATAATTATACAAAAATAGAATTTTTTGAGGTAGGGAGGGGTAGCGGTGAAGGAGATACTGGTGCGGGCGGAAAACTGCCTGGGGTGTAAAAGCTGCGAACTGGCCTGTGCAGTAGCCCATTCCGAAAGCCAGGACCTGTACCGGGCCATCTGGGAAAGTCCCAGGCCCCAAAAGCGGGTCTTTGTGGAAGGCGACGGGGTCTACAACTTCCCCCTGCAATGCCGCCAGTGCGCAGACAGGCCTTGTGTCCATGCTTGCATGGCCGGAGCCATGTATCTGGATGAAGCCACCGGCCTGGTGCAAATGGATCGAACCCGCTGTGTTGGCTGCTGGATGTGTGTAATGGTTTGTCCCTTCGGCGTCATTGCTCAGGGAGCAGATCACCGGGCGGCCAAGTGTGATCGCTGCCGTGACCGCAACTATCAACCCGCATGTGTCGAAGCCTGTCCCACGAAAGCACTTCAGTTTGTGCCTGTTTCCCAGTTTACGCGCAGTGAAAGAAAATCCTACCTCACTCAAATTGCCAAGGGGGTTGTGTAACCATGACCATGGTGCGAACCATTGATCCCGCTGCGGAGGTACTGCTGCAGAAAGCAGGGAAGGACCAAGTAGAAACGGTGTGGGACCGTTACGAGGCTCAACAACCCCAGTGCGGCTTTGGCAGTTTGGGACTGTGCTGCCGTCACTGCTTGCAGGGACCCTGCCGCATCGATCCTTTCGGGGAAGGCCCCAGGGCCGGGATCTGCGGCGCCAATGCCGAGGTGATTATCGCCAGGAACTTGCTCCGCCAGGTGGCGGCGGGAGCGGCTGCCCACGTGGACCACGCCTACGAGGCCGTAGAAGCCCTGGAGATGGCCGCGGAGGGCAAGATCAATTATGAGATTGCCGATGAGAAAAAGCTCCGGTCCGTGGCCCAGGCTTTAGGGCTGGAGACGGAGGGCAAGAGCAAGCAGGAACTGGCTTTGGCAGTGGTGGAAACCGCCTACCGGGATTTTGGCAACCATACCGGGAAACCCATGCAGTGGCTGGTGGGCAATGTGCCGCCGGAGCGACTGGCCCTTTGGGAGAAGCTGGGGATTGTACCCCGTAACCCGGACCGGGAAATACGGGAAGCAATGCACCAGACTACCATGGGTATGGAT is a window of Clostridia bacterium DNA encoding:
- a CDS encoding 4Fe-4S dicluster domain-containing protein encodes the protein MKEILVRAENCLGCKSCELACAVAHSESQDLYRAIWESPRPQKRVFVEGDGVYNFPLQCRQCADRPCVHACMAGAMYLDEATGLVQMDRTRCVGCWMCVMVCPFGVIAQGADHRAAKCDRCRDRNYQPACVEACPTKALQFVPVSQFTRSERKSYLTQIAKGVV